One region of Sebastes fasciatus isolate fSebFas1 chromosome 1, fSebFas1.pri, whole genome shotgun sequence genomic DNA includes:
- the slc5a8l gene encoding sodium-coupled monocarboxylate transporter 1, whose translation MVGTGGQVATFSVWDYVVFAGTIVGAAGIGLFQAIRSRKDISSAEFLLGGRQMTAVPVAMSLTASFMSGITVIGTPTEAYRYGTAFWLFGFSYAIMSAVTAEIFVPLFYRLQITSAYEYLELRFSRPIRIIGTSMYIVQTALYTGLVIYAPALALNQITGLDLWGVLVATGAVCILYCTVGGLKAVIWTDVLQMVIMLAGFVAVIARGAVLQGGLTKIWEDAGQGGRLEAFDFDPDPLKRHTFWTIVVGGSIMWVSVYSINQSQVQRYISCKTLGHAKMSLYVNMVGLWVTVSLAVFSGLTMFSIYKNCDPFTNGDITTQDQLLPYLVMDILADYPGIPGLFVAAAYSGTLSTVSSSINALVAVTMEDFILPLCKNLTEKQVSWLNMGLSVLFGALCIGMAGVASVMGSVLQAALSIFGMISGPLLGLYLLGMLFRTSNSIGGLVGMIIGLVLTLWVGIGGQIYPPTVGKTNPLHVSTAGCNNTMGQNYTTTAPWTSAVPDVRPPLAETWYSLSYLYFSALGTLTTIVFGLLVSMITGGCKQEKMNPDLFVKTSDLICFSRCSKSEASDVTEKAATDFHMEADNPTFTDSDVKSKDAEKATRL comes from the exons ATGGTTGGTACAGGTGGTCAAGTGGCCACGTTCTCTGTGTGGGACTATGTGGTGTTCGCTGGCACAATTGTCGGGGCAGCTGGCATCGGCCTTTTCCAAGCCATCCGAAGCCGCAAGGACATCAGCAGCGCCGAATTCCTGCTGGGAGGACGGCAAATGACAGCTGTGCCAGTTGCCATGTCGCTCACTGCCAGCTTCATGTCTGGCATCACTGTCATTGGCACACCTACTGAGGCCTACCGGTACGGAACTGCCTTCTGGCTCTTCGGCTTCTCCTATGCCATCATGTCTGCCGTCACTGCTGAGATCTTTGTCCCGCTCTTCTACAGACTGCAGATCACCAGCGCCTATGAG TACCTGGAGTTGCGTTTCAGCCGGCCCATTCGGATAATCGGGACATCAATGTACATCGTACAGACG GCCCTGTACACCGGTCTGGTCATCTATGCTCCAGCTCTTGCGCTAAATCAAA TCACAGGACTTGATCTATGGGGAGTGCTGGTGGCTACAGGAGCGGTGTGCATCCTCTACTGCACTGTG GGCGGTTTGAAAGCAGTAATCTGGACAGACGTGCTGCAGATGGTGATCATGCTGGCAGGTTTTGTGGCTGTTATAGCTAGAGGAGCTGTACTGCAGGGAGGCCTGACGAAGATCTGGGAAGACGCCGGCCAAGGAGGCCGACTAGAGGCGTTTGA TTTTGACCCGGATCCTCTGAAGCGGCACACTTTCTGGACTATCGTAGTCGGTGGGAGCATCATGTGGGTGTCCGTCTACTCAATCAACCAGTCCCAGGTGCAACGCTACATCTCCTGCAAAACCTTGGGACATGCCAAGAT GTCTCTGTATGTGAACATGGTTGGCCTGTGGGTGACTGTGAGTCTGGCTGTGTTTTCTGGCCTCACCATGTTCTCCATTTACAAGAACTGTGACCCATTTACAAACGGCGATATAACCACCCAAGACCAG CTGCTGCCCTACCTTGTGATGGATATTCTGGCAGACTACCCAGGAATCCCTGGCTTGTTTGTGGCTGCTGCATACAGTGGGACTCTTAG CACGGTGTCCTCCAGCATTAACGCCCTTGTTGCTGTCACCATGGAAGACTTTATTCTTCCACTGTGCAAAAACCTCACAGAGAAACAGGTGTCCTGGCTCAACATGGGTCTGa GTGTATTATTTGGTGCCCTCTGTATTGGGATGGCTGGAGTTGCTTCAGTGATGGGAAGCGTTTTGCAG GCAGCTCTGTCCATATTTGGCATGATCAGCGGGCCTCTTCTTGGTCTTTACCTTTTAGGCATGCTGTTCCGCACATCGAATTCAATA GGAGGGCTTGTGGGAATGATCATTGGTCTAGTGTTGACCCTGTGGGTGGGGATCGGAGGCCAGATTTACCCACCAACAGTTGGAAAGACAAATCCTCTCCATGTCAGCACGGCCGGCTGCAACAACACAATGGGCCAAAACTACACAACGACAGCTCCGTGGACAAGTGCAGTGCCTGA tgtaagGCCTCCTCTGGCAGAGACCTGGTACTCTCTGTCCTACCTCTACTTCTCTGCCTTGGGTACACTGACCACAATCGTGTTTGGACTGCTGGTGAGCATGATCACAG GAGGATGCAAGCAAGAAAAAATGAACCCTGATCTGTTTGTGAAGACGAGTGACCTGATCTGCTTCAGCAGATGTAGTAAATCAGAG GCATCAGATGTCACAGAAAAGGCTGCAACAGATTTTCATATGGAAGCTGACAACCCAACATTCACAGACTCTGACGTGAAGAGTAAAGATGCTGAAAAAGCCACCAGACTGTAA
- the tshba gene encoding thyroid stimulating hormone subunit beta a isoform X1: MIEDNCYLGCRWIIKCLHKYRSAGMFRLTASSGLQVPASLKSQIDLEKLTLLNMETAVFTCWLLFLLFSPAVPMCLPTDFTLYVERPECDYCVAINTTICMGFCYSRDSNMRDIIGPRFLIQRGCTYDKVEYRTAILPGCPIDTNAVFTYPMALSCHCGACRTDSDECAHRASVDGARCTKPVTGGWSQKKKQKRRYAAKTSRAISS; this comes from the exons ATG ATAGAAGATAACTGCTACCTTGGATGCAGGTGGATTATAAAATGTTTGCATAAATACCGTTCAGCAGGGATGTTCAGACTCACAGCATCATCAGGCCTGCAGGTGCCCGCATCTCTCAA GTCCCAaattgatttggaaaaattaaCATTGCTTAACATGGAGACGGCAGTGTTCACCTGCTGGCTCCTCTTTCTGCTGTTCAGCCCAGCTGTTCCCATGTGTTTACCCACCGACTTCACCCTGTACGTGGAGAGGCCAGAGTGCGACTACTGTGTGGCGATCAACACGACCATCTGCATGGGATTTTGCTACTCAAGG GACAGCAACATGAGGGATATAATCGGCCCACGCTTCCTCATCCAGAGAGGCTGCACCTATGACAAGGTGGAATACCGCACAGCCATACTGCCCGGCTGTCCCATTGACACCAACGCCGTCTTCACCTACCCCATGGCTCTCAGCTGCCACTGCGGTGCCTGCAGGACTGACAGCGACGAGTGCGCGCACCGGGCCAGCGTGGACGGAGCGAGGTGTACCAAACCA GTCACGGGAGGATggagtcagaagaagaaacaaaaaagaagatatgcagcaaaaacatcacgtgccataagctcatga
- the slc16a1a gene encoding monocarboxylate transporter 1a, whose translation MAPAVGGPVGYTPPEGGWGWMVVAGAFISIGFSYAFPKSITVFFKEIEAIFDVTSSQVSWISSIMLAVMYGGGPISSMLVNKYGSRPVMMAGGCLSGLGLIAASFCNTVQQLYFCIGVVGGLGLAFNLNPALTMIGKYFFHKRPIANGIAMAGSPVVLSTMAPINTWLFDKFGWRGSFLILGGVLFNCCVAGSLMRPIGPKPKPAEKSTERRTVSSTINSFIDLSLFKHRGFLLYIIGNIIMFFGLFAPLVFLSNYAKSKDIPKDKAAFLLSVLAIVDMIARPSMGIVANTKWVRPRIQYFFAASVLYNGVCHVLAPISTDYKGFVIYAIFFGFAFGWLSSVLFETLMDLVGAQRFSSAVGLVTIVECGPVLLGPPLLGKFKDVYHDYKYTYQGCGILLIVSSFILFAGMGLNYHLLAKEKKEEERKARVGGREQKSNRDIASKEMAEARNTEDTV comes from the exons ATGGCGCCCGCCGTCGGTGGTCCTGTAGGCTACACACCTCCCGAGGGTGGTTGGGGATGGATGGTGGTAGCCGGAGCCTTCATCTCTATCGGCTTCTCCTATGCGTTCCCCAAGTCCATCACTGTCTTCTTCAAAGAGATTGAGGCGATCTTCGATGTGACCAGCAGCCAGGTGTCCTGGATCTCTTCCATCATGTTAGCGGTGATGTACGGCGGAG GTCCCATCAGTAGCATGCTGGTTAATAAATATGGGAGTCGTCCTGTCATGATGGCGGGAGGGTGCCTGTCTGGATTGGGCCTCATTGCTGCCTCTTTCTGCAATACTGTCCAacaactgtatttttgtattggtGTGGTGGGAG gTTTGGGATTGGCTTTCAACCTCAACCCTGCCCTCACTATGATTGGAAAGTACTTCTTCCATAAGCGGCCCATTGCTAATGGGATCGCCATGGCCGGCAGCCCCGTCGTTCTCTCCACCATGGCTCCTATCAACACCTGGCTTTTTGACAAGTTTGGCTGGAGAGGAAGTTTCTTGATCTTGGGCGGCGTGCTCTTCAATTGCTGTGTTGCCGGCTCCCTCATGCGGCCCATAGGACCAAAACCCAAACCTGCAGAGAAGAGCACGGAGAGGAGGACTGTATCGTCTACCATCAACAGCTTCATCGACCTCTCTTTGTTCAAGCACCGAGGCTTTTTGCTTTACATCATTGGCAACATTATTATGTTTTTCGGCCTCTTTGCGCCGCTGGTGTTCCTCAGTAATTATGCAAAGAGTAAAGACATCCCCAAAGACAAGGCTGCTTTCTTACTGTCTGTGCTGGCTATTGTGGACATGATCGCCCGCCCCTCAATGGGCATCGTGGCCAACACCAAGTGGGTCCGGCCCAGAATACAGTACTTCTTCGCTGCCTCCGTGCTGTACAACGGCGTTTGCCACGTTCTAGCACCGATATCCACAGACTACAAGGGCTTTGTGATTTATGCCATCTTCTTTGGGTTCGCCTTTGGCTGGCTGAGCTCGGTGCTGTTTGAGACCTTGATGGACCTGGTGGGAGCCCAGCGCTTCTCCAGTGCTGTCGGGCTGGTCACTATTGTGGAGTGTGGTCCTGTCTTGTTAGGACCCCCTTTGCTTG GGAAGTTCAAAGACGTCTATCATGATTACAAATACACGTACCAGGGCTGCGGGATCCTCCTCATCGTTTCCAGTTTCATCTTGTTTGCAGGGATGGGACTCAACTATCACCTGCTGGccaaagagaagaaagaggaggagaggaaggcaAGGGTGGGAGGTAGAGAACAAAAGTCCAACAGGGACATTGCTTCCAAGGAGATGGCAGAAGCTAGGAACACAGAAGACACTGTCTAA
- the sycp1 gene encoding synaptonemal complex protein 1 has translation MSVDRMERDRGFNFKLLVPPRVSNGQVSAVRPQEICEESCGDFMSTVQQGYSKGFEKEQSMPFPNTSVVAPTKPTRPDFPKMKVVPLMEKGEYNCSPGELYSKLFDEVEKVKCWKVKVDSDTVQKERTLQENKRTIETQRKAIQELQFGNESLSVKLVEQISENEDLRNKNNATRNLCNILKDTFERSADKMHLFETEREETHHLFMENSGSVQKLIAAFESLRIRAEADQQEMQRVKEALLQFEDLKVKYHQEYNTKEEEVVVLQTKIKDKENELQKLLLDLHETQNHCKQLQEATNEQYELLKSSKTEQESLLQKLHTAEQCCKETEKNREAIAGVLEQSKREHVEMIQNRDLSLQQLSRVKNQQAEKLEQIQTTIQELQNSLALEIQRAKELEDKLMANNKELERRNTLLGESMEQSAKKDGQIKILEDELDKTSKSVQSMKGRIDVTEVRVEDLTAELSRKTEEAQLFKNEAEVEKAEKDLLKKACEAAENALDNLKEKSTETEIKVQVLEGQLFTETKKNKELTFQMEQLTKDFTQHKVKYKELLSNFNELQSEKTAIQQQFESGSSNVKAIEANIKVSEKKALNLTREIQRLEEENQCLREEVNSIKTKSQGTETLQKKIEENCEHLQEEITEKEKQIKSVETKLCNLRKKFEIKLRAQEEYQKENKMLKKQIAKENAKSSQLEIGINDLHEESQNLKRLNEEDQQKLLKDLESKSTFAAELENEVQKLRLTAAEAIKNKEDTELKCQYKIADMVTLMEKHKSQYDRMVEEKDAELEENKKKEAEAVAHRRSLELDLAKHKTDDDQLKQQLKTEITEKKNVQKELTDLKKEMSSMKNAQLSEAKNKPSPVSNYKQGRCSETPKESSIKRHVFDFSKARKTPSYSKDDGRTAVMRKAESDTESIRTSRGTTPKTKEIHNEDLKTPRSITNRIGGTSKIKSYRIRTPPAAEKAARWGKGIIEFDPKSDSSDQHDLLTFVSAPAPTYSPPHCKLNIFKKIQSPVTQKSPGNSLKLAAMKRMRDAGWTAVTGCDKKKKTTNEKIFA, from the exons ATGTCCGTCGATAG gatggagagagacagagggttTAACTTCAAGCTGCTGGTTCCTCCCAGGGTGAGTAACGGACAGGTGTCTGCTGTCCGACCTCAGGAGATCTGTGAGGAGAGCTGTGGTGACTTCATGAGTACAGTACAGCAG GGTTACAGTAAAGGTTTTGAAAAGGAGCAGAGCATGCCTTTCCCCAATACAAGCGTGGTTGCACCAACTAAACCAACCAGACCAG ACTTCCCCAAGATGAAAGTTGTGCCACTAATGGAAAAAGGCGAG TATAATTGCAGTCCTGGAGAGCTTTATTCCAAGCTGTTTGATGAAGTTGAGAAAGTCAAGTGTTGGAAGGTCAAAGTTGACTCTGACACTGTGCAAAAGGAAAGGACACtccaagaaaacaaaagaacaatTGAAACTCAGCGCAAAGCCATTCAAGAATTGCAG TTTGGAAATGAAAGTCTCAGCGTAAAGCTGGTGGAACAGATCAGTGAAAATGAGGATTTGAGGAACAA AAACAACGCCACAAGGAACCTGTGTAATATACTCAAGGATACTTTTGAGCGGTCAGCTGATAAAATGCATTTAT TTGAAACCGAAAGAGAAGAAACACATCACCTCTTTATGGAAAATTCTGGAAGTGTTCAG AAACTGATTGCAGCATTCGAAAGCCTTCGTATTCGAGCAGAAGCTGATCAACAAGAGATGCAGAgag TCAAAGAGGCCTTGCTGCAATTTGAAGATCTAAAAGTGAAATACCATCAGGAATATAACACGAAAGAGGAAGAG GTTGTGGTGCTTCAAACAAAGATTAAAGATAAGGAAAATGAACTCCAAAAACTGCTGCTTGACCTTCATGAAACCCAGAACCACTGCAAACAACTTCAGGAGGCAACAA ATGAGCAATATGAACTTCTTAAAAGCTCAAAAACTGAACAAGAATCCCTTCTTCAAAAGCTGCACACTGCAGAGCAGTGTTGTAAAGAGACTGAG AAAAATCGTGAAGCTATTGCGGGAGTGCTGGAACAAAGCAAAAGGGAACACGTAGAGATGATTCAAAACAGAGACTTGAGCTTGCAGCAGCTCAGCAGAGTTAAAAATCAACAAgcggagaagctggagcagatTCAGACAACCATTCAGGAGCTACAGAATTCACTCGCCTTAGAGATACAGAG GGCCAAGGAACTGGAGGATAAACTCATGGCGAACAACAAGGAACTTGAAAGGAGAAACACACTTTTAG GAGAGAGCATGGAGCAGAGTGCAAAGAAAGATGGGCAGATCAAAATCCTTGAAGATGAACTG GACAAAACATCTAAATCCGTTCAGTCCATGAAGGGTAGGATTGATGTCACTGAAGTTAGAGTGGAGGATCTCACAGCTGAGCTTTCAAGGAAAACTGAAGAAGCCCAGCTGTTTAAG AATGAAGCAGAGGTTGAGAAAGCAGAAAAAGATCTACTGAAGAAGGCTTGTGAAGCTGCTGAAAATGCACTAGACAATTTAAAGGAGAAGTCCACAGAGACCGAG ATCAAAGTGCAGGTGCTGGAGGGACAGTTGTTTACTGAAACAAAGAAGAACAAAGAACTGACCTTTCAGATGGAGCAACTGACGAAAGACTTCACGCAGCACAA AGTAAAGTACAAAGAGCTATTATCCAACTTTAATGAGCTGCAGTCTGAGAAGACGGCCATTCAACAGCAGTTTGAGAGTGGATCTTCTAATGTGAAAGCTATTGAGGCAAACATAAAG GTAAGTGAGAAGAAGGCGCTGAATCTCACAAGAGAAATTCAAAGACTGGAAGAAGAAAACCAGTGTTTACG aGAGGAAGTAAACTCCATTAAAACCAAAAGCCAAGGGACGGAGACTCTGCAGAAGAAAATTGAAGAAAAT TGTGAACATCTGCAGGAGGAAATtacagaaaaagagaaacagatcAAATCTGTGGAAACAAAG ctgtGCAATCTCAGGAAGAAATTTGAAATTAAACTTAGAGCCCAGGAGGAATACCAGAAAGAG aataaaatgcTTAAGAAACAAATAGCAAAGGAGAATGCAAAATCCAGTCAACTTGAAATTGGG aTCAACGATCTTCACGAAGAGTCCCAGAACCTTAAAAGACTGAACGAAGAAGACCAGCAGAAGTTGCTTAAGGATCTAGAGTCCAAATCAACCTTTGCAGCAGAGCTTGAGAATGAG GTACAAAAGCTCAGATTAACAGCAGCAGAGGCCATCAAGAACAAGGAAGACACAGAACTCAAGTGTCAATACAAGATAGCAGATATGGTCACACTGATGGAAAAACACAAG AGCCAGTATGACCGGATGGTTGAAGAAAAGGATGCAGAGCTTGAGGAGAACAAGAAGAAAGAGGCAGAGGCTGTTGCCCATAGGAGATCTCTG GAGTTGGATCTCGCGAAGCACAAGACAGATGATGATCAGCTGAAGCAACAGCTGAAGACAGAAATAACAGAGAAG AAAAATGTACAGAAGGAGCTGACTGACTTGAAGAAAGAAATGTCATCAATGAAAAACGCTCAGCTGTCAGAAGCAAAGAACAAGCCG TCTCCCGTCTCAAACTATAAACAAGGGAGATGCTCCGAGACTCCAAAAGAGAGCTCTATAAAGAGACACGTGTTTGACTTCTCCAAGGCCAGGAAAACTCCCTCCTACAGCAAGGATGATGGAAGGACTGCAGTTATGAGGAAAGCT GAATCTGACACTGAATCCATCAGAACATCACGTGGAACAACACCAAAGACCAAG GAAATTCACAATGAGGACCTGAAAACCCCAAGAAGTATTACAAACAGGATTGGCGGAACATCAAAAATcaaa TCCTACAGAATAAGGACACCTCCTGCTGCTGAAAAGGCAGCACGCTGGGGGAAGGGCATCATAGAGTTTGACCCCAAGTCTGACAGCTCTGATCAACATGATCTCTTG ACCTTTGTAAGTGCACCCGCACCCACTTACTCTCCTCCACACTGCAAACTCAACATCTTCAAAAAG ATCCAGAGCCCTGTCACTCAGAAATCACCAGGGAACTCCTTGAAATTAGCTGCAATGAAAAGGATGAGAGATGCTGGTTGGACCGCTGTTACTGgctgtgacaaaaaaaagaagacgacCAATGAGAAGATCTTTGCATAA
- the tshba gene encoding thyroid stimulating hormone subunit beta a isoform X2, whose amino-acid sequence MIEDNCYLGCRWIIKCLHKYRSAGMFRLTASSGLQVPASLKSQIDLEKLTLLNMETAVFTCWLLFLLFSPAVPMCLPTDFTLYVERPECDYCVAINTTICMGFCYSRDSNMRDIIGPRFLIQRGCTYDKVEYRTAILPGCPIDTNAVFTYPMALSCHCGACRTDSDECAHRASVDGARCTKPVRRIYPYPGQSNYMIPF is encoded by the exons ATG ATAGAAGATAACTGCTACCTTGGATGCAGGTGGATTATAAAATGTTTGCATAAATACCGTTCAGCAGGGATGTTCAGACTCACAGCATCATCAGGCCTGCAGGTGCCCGCATCTCTCAA GTCCCAaattgatttggaaaaattaaCATTGCTTAACATGGAGACGGCAGTGTTCACCTGCTGGCTCCTCTTTCTGCTGTTCAGCCCAGCTGTTCCCATGTGTTTACCCACCGACTTCACCCTGTACGTGGAGAGGCCAGAGTGCGACTACTGTGTGGCGATCAACACGACCATCTGCATGGGATTTTGCTACTCAAGG GACAGCAACATGAGGGATATAATCGGCCCACGCTTCCTCATCCAGAGAGGCTGCACCTATGACAAGGTGGAATACCGCACAGCCATACTGCCCGGCTGTCCCATTGACACCAACGCCGTCTTCACCTACCCCATGGCTCTCAGCTGCCACTGCGGTGCCTGCAGGACTGACAGCGACGAGTGCGCGCACCGGGCCAGCGTGGACGGAGCGAGGTGTACCAAACCAGTAAGACGCATCTACCCATACCCTGGCCAGAGCAACTACATGATCCCTTTCTGA